In one Magallana gigas chromosome 7, xbMagGiga1.1, whole genome shotgun sequence genomic region, the following are encoded:
- the LOC105348979 gene encoding uncharacterized protein isoform X3 — protein MSQTPNKTTCAQWMPRMHSSSTQCCLCVVGVFMFLMGIIMVSTGVCLILNYGYFDNALFPPELQSQEGKRTVGIILTVSGFAAVFISVLVSSIYLCSRSKTPSVHSDELNNIPNSGRKSSAGSRNKVASSDANTSTGKHKQSSHSTKSQNKSKDMHSTAVPRARHPRKRKKQRIMQRSKLEGIQEADAISRKFSEKDINVTEDVDSQKDSQEREFVAYEMQEEVFIASEHKVSSSNSVGSCDDLPQVDNPSFSDMPKAKDDFDRSSTSSGFTGSEQTDSLHKVEGSMDHPV, from the coding sequence ATGCCCAGGATGCACTCCAGCTCCACCCAGTGCTGCCTGTGTGTGGTGGGGGTATTCATGTTCCTCATGGGGATCATCATGGTCTCCACAGGAGTCTGCCTTATCCTCAACTATGGCTACTTTGACAATGCACTGTTCCCTCCGGAATTACAGAGCCAAGAAGGCAAAAGGACCGTAGGGATTATTTTGACAGTGTCTGGATTTGCTGCTGTGTTTATAAGTGTCCTTGTGAGCTCCATATACTTGTGTTCACGGAGTAAGACTCCTTCTGTGCACTCGGATGAACTCAACAATATTCCAAATAGTGGCAGAAAGTCTTCTGCTGGAAGCAGGAATAAAGTGGCCTCCTCTGATGCCAACACTTCTACAGGGAAACATAAACAGTCCTCTCATTCAACAAAATCTCAAAATAAGAGCAAGGACATGCACTCTACCGCAGTGCCTCGTGCAAGACATCCCAGAAAACGCAAAAAGCAGAGGATTATGCAGAGGAGCAAACTAGAGGGCATACAAGAGGCAGACGCCATTTCGAGAAAATTCTCAGAGAAAGACATAAATGTTACTGAAGATGTAGACAGTCAAAAAGATTCTCAGGAAAGGGAGTTCGTTGCATATGAAATGCAGGAAGAAGTGTTTATTGCAAGTGAACACAAAGTCTCATCTTCAAATTCTGTTGGAAGTTGTGATGACTTGCCACAAGTGGACAATCCATCCTTTTCTGATATGCCCAAAGCCAAGGATGATTTTGACCGGTCTTCCACCTCAAGTGGATTCACAGGATCAGAGCAAACAGACAGCCTTCACAAAGTGGAAGGGAGCATGGACCATCCAGTGTGA
- the LOC105348979 gene encoding uncharacterized protein isoform X2 has product MESENSVTFRKRLKLSLLAIIQMPRMHSSSTQCCLCVVGVFMFLMGIIMVSTGVCLILNYGYFDNALFPPELQSQEGKRTVGIILTVSGFAAVFISVLVSSIYLCSRSKTPSVHSDELNNIPNSGRKSSAGSRNKVASSDANTSTGKHKQSSHSTKSQNKSKDMHSTAVPRARHPRKRKKQRIMQRSKLEGIQEADAISRKFSEKDINVTEDVDSQKDSQEREFVAYEMQEEVFIASEHKVSSSNSVGSCDDLPQVDNPSFSDMPKAKDDFDRSSTSSGFTGSEQTDSLHKVEGSMDHPV; this is encoded by the exons ATGGAGAGTGAAAATAGTGTAACATTTAGGAAGAGACTAAAGCTGAGTCTCCTGGCCATCATTCAG ATGCCCAGGATGCACTCCAGCTCCACCCAGTGCTGCCTGTGTGTGGTGGGGGTATTCATGTTCCTCATGGGGATCATCATGGTCTCCACAGGAGTCTGCCTTATCCTCAACTATGGCTACTTTGACAATGCACTGTTCCCTCCGGAATTACAGAGCCAAGAAGGCAAAAGGACCGTAGGGATTATTTTGACAGTGTCTGGATTTGCTGCTGTGTTTATAAGTGTCCTTGTGAGCTCCATATACTTGTGTTCACGGAGTAAGACTCCTTCTGTGCACTCGGATGAACTCAACAATATTCCAAATAGTGGCAGAAAGTCTTCTGCTGGAAGCAGGAATAAAGTGGCCTCCTCTGATGCCAACACTTCTACAGGGAAACATAAACAGTCCTCTCATTCAACAAAATCTCAAAATAAGAGCAAGGACATGCACTCTACCGCAGTGCCTCGTGCAAGACATCCCAGAAAACGCAAAAAGCAGAGGATTATGCAGAGGAGCAAACTAGAGGGCATACAAGAGGCAGACGCCATTTCGAGAAAATTCTCAGAGAAAGACATAAATGTTACTGAAGATGTAGACAGTCAAAAAGATTCTCAGGAAAGGGAGTTCGTTGCATATGAAATGCAGGAAGAAGTGTTTATTGCAAGTGAACACAAAGTCTCATCTTCAAATTCTGTTGGAAGTTGTGATGACTTGCCACAAGTGGACAATCCATCCTTTTCTGATATGCCCAAAGCCAAGGATGATTTTGACCGGTCTTCCACCTCAAGTGGATTCACAGGATCAGAGCAAACAGACAGCCTTCACAAAGTGGAAGGGAGCATGGACCATCCAGTGTGA
- the LOC105348979 gene encoding uncharacterized protein isoform X1, producing the protein MCSREWRNYLKHGRADSCQMSQTPNKTTCAQWMPRMHSSSTQCCLCVVGVFMFLMGIIMVSTGVCLILNYGYFDNALFPPELQSQEGKRTVGIILTVSGFAAVFISVLVSSIYLCSRSKTPSVHSDELNNIPNSGRKSSAGSRNKVASSDANTSTGKHKQSSHSTKSQNKSKDMHSTAVPRARHPRKRKKQRIMQRSKLEGIQEADAISRKFSEKDINVTEDVDSQKDSQEREFVAYEMQEEVFIASEHKVSSSNSVGSCDDLPQVDNPSFSDMPKAKDDFDRSSTSSGFTGSEQTDSLHKVEGSMDHPV; encoded by the coding sequence ATGCCCAGGATGCACTCCAGCTCCACCCAGTGCTGCCTGTGTGTGGTGGGGGTATTCATGTTCCTCATGGGGATCATCATGGTCTCCACAGGAGTCTGCCTTATCCTCAACTATGGCTACTTTGACAATGCACTGTTCCCTCCGGAATTACAGAGCCAAGAAGGCAAAAGGACCGTAGGGATTATTTTGACAGTGTCTGGATTTGCTGCTGTGTTTATAAGTGTCCTTGTGAGCTCCATATACTTGTGTTCACGGAGTAAGACTCCTTCTGTGCACTCGGATGAACTCAACAATATTCCAAATAGTGGCAGAAAGTCTTCTGCTGGAAGCAGGAATAAAGTGGCCTCCTCTGATGCCAACACTTCTACAGGGAAACATAAACAGTCCTCTCATTCAACAAAATCTCAAAATAAGAGCAAGGACATGCACTCTACCGCAGTGCCTCGTGCAAGACATCCCAGAAAACGCAAAAAGCAGAGGATTATGCAGAGGAGCAAACTAGAGGGCATACAAGAGGCAGACGCCATTTCGAGAAAATTCTCAGAGAAAGACATAAATGTTACTGAAGATGTAGACAGTCAAAAAGATTCTCAGGAAAGGGAGTTCGTTGCATATGAAATGCAGGAAGAAGTGTTTATTGCAAGTGAACACAAAGTCTCATCTTCAAATTCTGTTGGAAGTTGTGATGACTTGCCACAAGTGGACAATCCATCCTTTTCTGATATGCCCAAAGCCAAGGATGATTTTGACCGGTCTTCCACCTCAAGTGGATTCACAGGATCAGAGCAAACAGACAGCCTTCACAAAGTGGAAGGGAGCATGGACCATCCAGTGTGA